The following nucleotide sequence is from Aquarana catesbeiana isolate 2022-GZ linkage group LG08, ASM4218655v1, whole genome shotgun sequence.
tccgaatttaatTTCATAAATTCGTaatccagaaattcgaaaattcagaaattctgaattttcgaatatttgaatttataaatattcaaaaaatgtaggatttccgaattttcaaatcttgaatttccgaattttcgaaaattcgaaaattcataaattcagaaTTTTCGAATATTTGACTTTACGAATATTCCAAAAAaattgttaaatgttttttttttgttaattcggatatctCCGAATTTACGATTATGTCGTaattagttaaaaaacgaattcagaactaaaGGAACTGCACGTGtctataaaacatttcccgcactctgaaggCACTGAGCACGCTCTGCGGTGTGTACTTTCAGGTGTTTAACAAGCGAGTATTTCTCaaagaaagatttcccgcactccgagcacgaatacggacgctcgcccgtgtgaattctctggtgtctaagaaaGTTTCCTTTGTCAGTAAAACTTcttccgcactctgaacaagaaaagggccgctcacccgtgtgaattctctgatgccTAACAAGGTCTACTTTTAgggtgaaacacttcccgcactctgaacacgaatgcggacgctcacccgtgtgagtttTCTGATGCCTAACAAGGTATCCTTTGCTAGTGAAACATCTCCCGCACTCTAAAcaggaatagggacgctcacccgtgtgagttctctggtgtccgAGAAGGTTTACTTTGttggtaaaacatttcccgcactctgcacACGAAAAAGGGTGCTCCCCTGTGTGATTTCTCCGGTGTGCAataagcttttcttttttaatgaacgATTGTCCGCACTCTGAACAAGGGAAAGGACGCTCAGCCTCATGTATGGTCTTGTGTTTATTAAGGTTTCTTTTCTgattgaaacatttcccgcactctgaacataaataaggacgctcgcccgtatgaattctctggtgtctaaaaAGGTCCCCTTTCTTAatgaaacgtttcccgcactctgaacacgaataagggcGCTCCCctgtgtgaaccctctggtgtatAACAAGGTTTCCTCTGTCAATGAAGcgttttccgcactctgaacaggaaaaggGGCGCTCGCCCGTGTGACCTCTCTGGTGTATAAGAAGGGAGATTTTCTGtgcgaaacatttcccgcactctgaacaggaaaaagggcgctcacccgtgtgacttctctggtgtataaGAAGGGAGATTTTCTGTgtaaaacctttcccgcactctaaacaagaAAAAGGACGTTCACCCGTGTGACTCCTCTGGTGTGTTAGAAGGAAGGCTTTCTGTgtaaaacttttcccacactctgaacaggaataTGGACAATCACCAGAGTGAGTTCTCTGGTGATTAACCAGGTAAATCTTCTTAGCAAAacgtttcccacactctgaacaggaaaaCGGAAACTCGccagtgtgaattttctggtgactAACCAGGTAAATCTTCCTAgcaaaacttttcccacactctgGACAGGAAAACGGACaatcacctgtgtgaattttctggtgattAACCAGGTAAACTTTCTTAGTAAAACTTCtcccacactctgaacaggaaaaTGGACGATCGCTaatgtgaattctctggtgattaACCAGGTAAGCCTTCTTAgcgaaacacttcccacactctgaacatgaataaacaTGTTCATTGTGAGGACTTGGGCAGACATCTGAGATCATaatatgggatttatcagaaggttcctcaggattagaaggatccattgatcttagatggacatctgaggtCATATTATGGGAttgatcagaaggttcctcaggattagaaggacccattgatcttagatggacatctgaagtcatagtatgggatttatcagaagattcctcaggattagaaggatccattgatcttagatggacatctgaagccatagtatgggatttattagAAGATGCCTCCGAATTAAAacgatccattgatcttagatggacatctgaagccatagtatgggatttattagAAGATGCCTCCGAATTAAAacgatccattgatcttagatggacatctgaagccaTAGTTtgtgatttatcagaagattccacAGGATTAGAAGGACCCGTTGATCCTAGGTGGACATCAGAAGTCATAGAAAGTAATATATCAGAAGATGCcccaggattagaaggatccattgatcttagatggacatctgaagtcataatTTGGGATTTACCAGAAGATTTCCCATGATTAGAAGGATCTATTGATTTTAGATGGACATTTGAAATCATAGTTTGGGATTTATCAGACGATTCCACAGGATTAGAAGGATCCGTTGATCCTAGGTGGACATCAGAAGTCATAGAAAGTAATTTATCAGAAGATGCCCCAGGAGTAGAAGGATCTATCGATCTTGGATGGATATCTAAAGTCATACTATGTGATTTATTAGAAGATGCCTGAGAATTAAAAGGATCCATTGACCTTAGATGGACACCTGAAGTCATAAATTGTGATTTaccagaagattcctcaggatttgAAGGACCCATTGATCTCAAATTGACACCTGAAGCCATAGTTTttgatttatcagaagattccacAGGATTAAAAGGATCCGTTGATCCTAGGTGGACATCAGAAGTCATAGAAAGTAATTTATCAGAAGATGCCCCAGGATTAGAAGGATCTATGGATCTTACATGGATATCTAAAGCCATATTATGTGATTTATTAGAAGATGCTTTTGAAATaaaaggatccattgatcttagatggacatctgaagtcataaattgtgatttatcagaagattcctcgggattagaaggatccattgattttAAATGGACATCTGAAGACATAGTATGgggtttatcagaagattccttAGGATTAGAAGGATTCATTGATTTTGCTAACTAGTAAAGTATTACTTTTGAAGAATATTGTGCACCGTCACTTCTGCAGTACAATCTGGAGACATAATAGGATAACACTGTGATGTATTTAATTTCCGACAGTACAGTCCATCTGTCGAAACACAAATTTTGTATATGTTACGTTTGTCTTTTACGTCTTGCATTCAGGAGTCATGTATATCAGTACAGCATTCAGAACTTTCTCAGCGCTCTGGCACCAAATTGGATAAAATCAGAATAATATAATTAGGATATATCTAAGAACATATTACACAATAACTCTATTATACATTATATTATGTGCATAGCGGTAAGTATTGTAAATAAAAGCCATCACAGTGACTGTGGAAGAAGAAGACAGACGTGACGGGGGGTTAcggggtgtaaatagaaaatattaTCTTATTACCTGCTCTGCTTAATCCAACTACGTTTGCTCTCCACTCTCTCCCCCAGGTCTTCCTGTCTTTATAACTTCCTGTCTttgtgtgacatcacttcctgttcttaccctacatcacttcctgttcttaccctacatcacttcctgtctgagcgGGCCACACGGTAAGTGATATCTCCATCTTGTGGTGAGTTCATTAACTGCACCCTACGTTTTTCATATTTTCCCTGCTTCCTTGTAGTTCATTCTTCCGTTACATGAATACAATATGACACGTACATTCAGGTAAAATTCAATAAAGgggaaacataaaataaaaaagcaatcatCTTATTTTATTGTCTCACGAAGAATTTATTACGTTTTCTGAGCAAACTACAGAGAActgacatacaaaagacaaatgtaCAAAAATTACATCGAAAAAGAGAAGAACGGAGCAGAGCTCCCGTTAACCATATCAAAGAATAATAAAGAGGTGCGAGTTGAAGGACAAGTAAGGCGTTCAGTCCCATGGGTATTTCCTGTTTGCAAGACCAGTAAATGTCACCTTATGAATGGTAGTTCCCGAAATGCCATTTCGTTGGAGCGGTAAAAATATGTAGTAAAGGGGAGGCCAAGGGTTGCATTGGAACCTGGGAGGGGTGGGTTTGGGGGATCCCGTGAGATCCAGCCATCAGTAAAGTCCCTTTAGCTTATAGTGGTCAGTTACAATTAGAGAAGGTCTACGACTAGATGCAAGTGATCATTGTAGTCCAGCTATGGGCTCTAGACCCTCAAATGTTTTGCAGGAGTATCATTAAGTACCATATGGAGGTCAGCGTTTAGTGTACCATGGTCCTCATATCTATTTGACCTCAGAAAAATTTAGTGATAGACGTCTACAGGCTTTAGCTAAGGTTTGCCGGGCTGCCAAGAACACAGCCACCACCATCTGACTCTGCTGTTTATTTATGTGTGGTGTAGGTTTAACAACAGAGCCTCCCATGGGTTATGAGCGAGATTGATATGTAAAATTGGCCAAAGCTTATTGTAAACCTGTACGAGTGGCTGTGGGGCAGAGGTACTGGGGAAAATTTGGATATGTGATCGGGGTCATATAGACTAGTGACTTGAGATTGGAGTCTGCATACGTGCCGggcctcaggattagaaggatccattgattttAGATGGTCGTCTGAAGACATAGTATGGagtttatcagaagattcctcagaatTAGAATTTGGATATGTGATCGGGGTCATATAGACTAGTGACTTGAGATTGGGGTCTGCATACGTGCCGggcctcaggattagaaggatccattgattttAGATGGTCGTCTGAAGACATAGTATGGagtttatcagaagattcctcagaatTAGAATTTGGATATGTGATCGGGGTCATATAGACTAGTGACTTGAGATTGGGGTCTGCATACGTGCCGggcctcaggattagaaggatccattgattttAGATGGTCGTCTGAAGACATAGTATGGagtttatcagaagattcctcagaatTAGAATTTGGATATGTGATCGGGGTCATATAGACTAGTGACTTGAGATTGGGGTCTGCATACGTGCCGggcctcaggattagaaggatccattgattttAGATGGTCGTCTGAAGACATAGTATGGAGTTTATCAGAAGATTCCTGAGAATTAGAATTTGGATATGTGATCGGGGTCATATAGACTAGTGACTTGAGATTGGGGTCTGCATACGTGCCGGGCCTCAGGACtagaaggatccattgattttAGATGGTCGTCTGAAGACATAGTATGGagtttatcagaagattcctcaggattagaattTGGATACGTGATCGGGGTCATATAGACTAGTGACTTGAGATTGGGGTCTGCATATGTGCCGGGCCTATTATGAGGGGCTTCCTCTTTTCCtgctggattttttaaatttattatggAGAATTGAAAAAAGAGGAATTGGGGAACACAAATGTTGGCAAGAAAAAAGCTAGTAATCTCAGCTGTTAGTTCTTACCACATGGGTCTCTAAGGAAGAGAAAAAGTCGGCAAGAGACTTAGCCTAACATACTCCACCTATAAGTAAAATCTCACTTTTTGCCAGATTGTACCAATTTAATTAACTAtttgccaaccaggccaattctgacactttgttcctacaagtaaaaatctactttttttgtaGAAAGttgcttagaaccccccaaacatgccactggagtcctcttccactcctccatgacgacatcacagagctggtggatgttggagaccttgtgctcgtccaccttccgtttgaagatgccccacagatgctcaatagggttttggtctggagacatgcttggccagtccatcacctttaccctcagcttctttagcaaggcagtggtcgtcttggaggtgtgtttggggtggttatcatgttggaatactgccctgcggcccagtctccgaagggaggggatcatgctctgcttcagtatgtcacagtacatgttgacattcatggttccctcaatgatctgtagctccccagtgccggcagcactcatggagccccagaccatgacactcccaccaccatgcttgactgtaggcaagacacacttgtctttgtcctcctcacctggttgcccccacacacgcttgtcaccatctgaaccaaataagcttatcttggtctcttcagaccacaggacatggttccagtaatccatgtccttagtctgcttgtcttcaacaaactgtttgcagactttcttgtgcatcatctttagaagaggcttccttctgggatgacagccatgcagaccaatttgatgcagtgtgcagcgtatggtctgagcactgacagactgacccccccaacccttaaacctctgcagcaatgctggcagcatcttcttatagcctaggccatctttataaagagcaacaattctttttttcagatcctcagagagttctttgccatgaggtgccatgttgaacttccagtgaccagtatgagagagtgagagcgataacaccaaatttaacacacctgttccccattcacacctgagaccttgtaacactaacgagtcacatgacaccggggagggaaaaatgtctaattgggcccaatttggacattttcacttaggggtgtactgacttttggtgccagcggtttagacattaatggctgtgtgttgagttattttgaggggacagaaaatttacactgttatacaagctgtacactcactcattttttttttttaagcagagaccctagagaaaaaaaatggcagtaggaaaaaatttttttacagtttctttattttatttcttttttttgttttaactttattgctttcaTAAAGGATGAACAACATTCCTTAAACACAGCATGGGccgtgaccggtcctctttatggagagatctgggggcgGAGTCTggatctgaacatgaaaaaggactctcccctgtgtgaattctctggtgtttaagaagTTTTCCTTTATCAGCGAAACACTTTCCGCACCCTGTTCATGAATGAGGACGCTCGTCCGTGTGCCTTCTTTGGTGTACACGTAGTCCCCCTTTGTcggtaaaacatttcccgcactctgaacatgagaaaggaCGCTCCCCTGTGTGTATTTTCTGGTGTAGACGAAGGTGATCAACCCTAGGAAAGCGTTTCCCGCACGCTgagcatgaaaaaggacgctcgccGGTATGAATTGCCTGGTGTCTAAGAAGGTCCCTTTTcgtagtgaaacatttcccgcactctgaacatgaaaagggacgctcgcccgtgtgacttTTCTGGTGTGCAAGAAGGCTCCCTTTCGGAGTGAAACgcttcccgcactctgtacatgaatGAGGGCGCTCCCCTGTGTGACTTTTTTGGTGTATATGAAGTCCTCTTTTGtcagtaaaacatttcccgcacactgAACATGAAAAAGGCCGCTCCCCTGTGTGTATTCTCTGGTGTAGAAGAAGGTTTCCTTTCTCAGGGAAACATTTccagcactctgaacatgaaaaaggacgctcccccgtgtgaacTCCCTGGTGTATAAGAAGTTTTCCTTtatcagtgaaacatttcccgcactctgtacatgaatgaggatgctcacccgtgtgacttcttTGGTGTATACGTAGTCCTCCTTTGTCGACAAAACATTTCCCGGACTCTAAACTTaaaaaaggacgctcacctgtgtgtgTTCTCTGGTGTATAAGAAGGCTCCCTTtcacagtgaaacatttcccgcactctgaacatgaaaaaggacgctcccctgtgtgaattctctggagtataaaaagttttcctttatcagtgaaacatttcccgcactctgtacatgaatGAGGACGCACACCCGTGTGACTTCTTTGGTGTATACGTAGTCCTCCTTTgtctgtaaaacatttcccgcacactgaacatgaaaaaggacgctcgccGGTATGAATTGCCTGGTGTCTAAGCAGGCTCCCCTttgcagtgaaacatttcccacactctgcacATGAAAAAggatgctcacccgtgtgaatcTTCTGGTGTCTAAGACATCTTCCTTTATcagtgaaacacttcccgcactctgaacatgaataaggacgctcaccagtATGAGTTGCCTGGTGTCTAAAAAGGTTCTTTTTcatagtgaaacatttcccgcactctgaacatgaaaagggacgctcacccgtgtgacccCTGTCCCATAAAGATGACTCCttgggattagaaggatccattgatcttggaTGCACATccgaagtcatagtatgggatatatgagaaggttcctcaggattagaaggatccattgatcttagatggacatctgatgTCATAGTATGGggtttatcagaaggttcctcagaattagaaggatccattgatcttggatggacatctgaagtcatagtatgggatttatcagaaggttcctcaggattagaaggatccattgatcttagatggacatctgatgTCATAGTATGGggtttatcagaaggttcctcagaattagaaggatccattgatcttggatggacatctgaagtcatagtatgggattgatcagaaggttcctcaggattagaaggacccattgatcttagatggacatctgatgTCATAGTATGGggtttatcagaaggttcctcagaattagaaggatccattgatcttggatggacatctgaagtcatagtatgggatttatcagaaggttcctcaggattagaaggatccattgatcttagatggatatctgaagtcatagtatggggtttatcagaaggttcctcagaattagaaggatccattgatcttggatggacatctgaagtcatagtatgggatttatcagaaggttcctcaggattagaaggatccattgatcttagatggatatctgaagtcatagtatggggtttatcagaaggttcctcagaattagaaggatccattgatcttagatggacatctgaggtcatagtatgggatttatcagaaggttcctcagaattagaaggatccattgatcttagatggacagctgaagtcatagtatgggatttctcagaagattcctcaggattagaaggatccattgatcttagatggacagctgaagtcatagtatgggatttctcagaagattcctcgggattagaaggatccattgatcttagatggacatctgaagtcatagtatgggatttatcagaaggttcctcagaattagaaggacccattgatcttagatggacagctgaagtcatagtatgggattgataagaagattcctcaggattagaaggacccaTTGATCCCTCCAGATGGTAAGGTCTGTGATGTGCAGTTGGA
It contains:
- the LOC141104679 gene encoding uncharacterized protein isoform X2; the encoded protein is MTSDIHLRSMDPSNPEEPSDKSHTMTSDVHPRSMDPSNSEEPSDKPHTMTSDIHLRSMDPSNPEEPSDKSHTMTSDVHPRSMDPSNSEEPSDKPHTMTSDVHLRSMGPSNPEEPSDQSHTMTSDVHPRSMDPSNSEEPSDKPHTMTSDVHLRSMDPSNPEEPSDKSHTMTSDVHPRSMDPSNSEEPSDKPHTMTSDVHLRSMDPSNPEEPSHISHTMTSDVHPRSMDPSNPKESSLWDRGHTGERPFSCSECGKCFTMKKNLFRHQATHTGERPYSCSECGKCFTDKGRCLRHQKIHTGEHPFSCAECGKCFTAKGSLLRHQAIHTGERPFSCSVCGKCFTDKGGLRIHQRSHTGVRPHSCTECGKCFTDKGKLFILQRIHTGERPFSCSECGKCFTVKGSLLIHQRTHTGERPFLSLESGKCFVDKGGLRIHQRSHTGEHPHSCTECGKCFTDKGKLLIHQGVHTGERPFSCSECWKCFPEKGNLLLHQRIHTGERPFSCSVCGKCFTDKRGLHIHQKSHTGERPHSCTECGKRFTPKGSLLAHQKSHTGERPFSCSECGKCFTTKRDLLRHQAIHTGERPFSCSACGKRFPRVDHLRLHQKIHTGERPFSCSECGKCFTDKGGLRIYLVSHQKIHTGEFPFSCSECGKRFAKKIYLVNHQRTHSGDCPYSCSECGKSFTQKAFLLTHQRSHTGERPFSCLECGKGFTQKISLLIHQRSHTGERPFSCSECGKCFAQKISLLIHQRGHTGERPFSCSECGKRFIDRGNLVIHQRVHTGERPYSCSECGKRFIKKGDLFRHQRIHTGERPYLCSECGKCFNQKRNLNKHKTIHEAERPFPCSECGQSFIKKEKLIAHRRNHTGEHPFSCAECGKCFTNKVNLLGHQRTHTGERPYSCLECGRCFTSKGYLVRHQKTHTGERPHSCSECGKCFTLKVDLVRHQRIHTGERPFSCSECGRSFTDKGNFLRHQRIHTGERPYSCSECGKSFFEKYSLVKHLKVHTAERAQCLQSAGNVL
- the LOC141104679 gene encoding uncharacterized protein isoform X1, whose product is MNPSNPKESSDKPHTMSSDVHLKSMDPSNPEESSDKSQFMTSDVHLRSMDPFISKASSNKSHNMALDIHVRSIDPSNPGASSDKLLSMTSDVHLGSTDPFNPVESSDKSKTMASGVNLRSMGPSNPEESSGKSQFMTSGVHLRSMDPFNSQASSNKSHSMTLDIHPRSIDPSTPGASSDKLLSMTSDVHLGSTDPSNPVESSDKSQTMISNVHLKSIDPSNHGKSSGKSQIMTSDVHLRSMDPSNPGASSDILLSMTSDVHLGSTGPSNPVESSDKSQTMASDVHLRSMDRFNSEASSNKSHTMASDVHLRSMDRFNSEASSNKSHTMASDVHLRSMDPSNPEESSDKSHTMTSDVHLRSMGPSNPEEPSDQSHNMTSDVHLRSMDPSNPEEPSDKSHIMISDVCPSPHNEHVYSCSECGKCFAKKAYLVNHQRIHISDRPFSCSECGRSFTKKVYLVNHQKIHTGDCPFSCPECGKSFARKIYLVSHQKIHTGEFPFSCSECGKRFAKKIYLVNHQRTHSGDCPYSCSECGKSFTQKAFLLTHQRSHTGERPFSCLECGKGFTQKISLLIHQRSHTGERPFSCSECGKCFAQKISLLIHQRGHTGERPFSCSECGKRFIDRGNLVIHQRVHTGERPYSCSECGKRFIKKGDLFRHQRIHTGERPYLCSECGKCFNQKRNLNKHKTIHEAERPFPCSECGQSFIKKEKLIAHRRNHTGEHPFSCAECGKCFTNKVNLLGHQRTHTGERPYSCLECGRCFTSKGYLVRHQKTHTGERPHSCSECGKCFTLKVDLVRHQRIHTGERPFSCSECGRSFTDKGNFLRHQRIHTGERPYSCSECGKSFFEKYSLVKHLKVHTAERAQCLQSAGNVL